One Novosphingobium sp. G106 DNA segment encodes these proteins:
- a CDS encoding low affinity iron permease family protein: MRKLFDRLTAGCARFTGRPAMFGICILLALIGVAAYVSGDDHFLNGANLGLSVVTLLLLPILQATQNRDGAALQAKLDELIKSNIHARDALIGLESKGEQEIEALRQSVVDPARE; this comes from the coding sequence GTGCGCAAGCTATTTGACCGCCTGACGGCTGGGTGTGCTCGATTCACCGGCCGGCCAGCGATGTTTGGAATTTGCATTCTCCTGGCACTCATAGGCGTCGCAGCCTATGTTTCAGGCGACGATCACTTCTTGAATGGCGCTAACCTCGGCCTCAGCGTTGTCACTTTGCTATTGCTGCCGATCCTCCAGGCCACACAAAATCGCGACGGCGCGGCTCTCCAGGCAAAGCTGGATGAGCTAATCAAATCGAACATCCATGCCCGAGACGCGCTCATTGGGCTCGAAAGCAAAGGCGAACAGGAAATCGAAGCGCTACGCCAGAGCGTCGTTGATCCGGCGCGAGAATAG
- a CDS encoding N-formylglutamate amidohydrolase has product MTSSSSRGLLTFRDAAPVRITNRSGSSLFLLLGDHAGNLVPERLDNLGLAAQELSRHIALDIGVSRLGQRLSAILDAPFVEQRYSRLVIDCNRQVGHGGSIAQVCDGTAIPGNIGLSLRSAQERIDAIFLPYHAAIAGLLAERNAAGRATILVSLHSFTPRLGEIDRPWEIGVLHSEGNTRFAQAVLASLQSIEGLTIGDNEPYRMDETDFTVPSHAFAAKIPYVELEIRQNEIFDERGWERIARILAQAMEEAKASPDV; this is encoded by the coding sequence ATGACAAGCAGTTCGAGCCGCGGCTTGCTCACTTTTCGGGATGCTGCGCCGGTCAGGATCACTAACCGCAGCGGAAGTTCATTGTTCCTGCTGCTGGGCGATCACGCCGGTAATTTGGTCCCCGAACGCCTCGACAACCTCGGCCTCGCCGCGCAGGAGCTCAGCCGACACATCGCACTCGACATCGGGGTGTCGCGTCTCGGTCAGCGGCTCTCTGCGATCCTCGACGCGCCGTTCGTCGAGCAGCGCTATTCGCGGCTCGTCATCGACTGCAATCGCCAAGTCGGCCATGGGGGTTCGATTGCGCAGGTCTGCGATGGAACGGCCATTCCTGGCAACATCGGCTTGTCCCTGCGGAGCGCGCAGGAGCGCATCGACGCGATATTTCTTCCCTATCACGCGGCGATCGCGGGCCTGCTCGCCGAGCGTAACGCCGCTGGACGGGCGACAATCCTGGTATCGCTCCACAGCTTCACGCCGCGGCTTGGCGAAATCGACAGGCCTTGGGAAATCGGCGTGCTGCATTCGGAAGGCAACACGCGTTTCGCCCAAGCTGTGCTTGCGTCCCTACAATCCATCGAGGGTTTGACGATCGGAGACAACGAGCCCTACCGGATGGACGAAACCGATTTCACCGTTCCAAGCCATGCCTTCGCGGCGAAAATTCCATACGTCGAACTCGAGATAAGACAGAACGAGATTTTCGACGAGCGGGGATGGGAGCGTATCGCCCGGATTTTGGCGCAAGCGATGGAGGAAGCGAAAGCCTCTCCCGATGTTTGA
- a CDS encoding transglutaminase family protein — MPLVNLSHVTTYTYSQPVRFGEHRLMVRPRESYDQHLLTAELAIDPEPSSVRWLHDVFGNAVAIATFDHRADYLRIESTARLIHHPSELEDVHIEEYARTYPFTYSSEEMPDLLRSIERQHLDPARAIDTWARRFVGAPDASTLAMLTDMTSAIKREFTYLPRYQKGTQTPLETLERKTGTCRDYAMLMIEAVRALGLAARFVSGYVYNPSGRRRRLGGGNTHAWVRVYLPGSGWVEFDPTNAITGTSGLIRVAVARDIYQAIPVSGTWSGFPGSYLGMDVSVDAHVEISEPSGSTPPTLSSGVS, encoded by the coding sequence ATGCCTTTGGTAAACCTGTCACACGTCACCACCTATACCTACAGCCAGCCGGTGCGTTTCGGCGAGCATAGGCTCATGGTGCGTCCGCGCGAGAGCTATGACCAGCACCTCCTGACCGCCGAGCTTGCAATCGATCCGGAGCCAAGCTCCGTTCGTTGGCTCCACGACGTCTTCGGCAATGCGGTGGCCATCGCCACCTTCGATCACCGCGCCGACTATCTGCGGATCGAGAGTACTGCCCGCCTAATCCACCATCCGAGCGAGCTCGAGGACGTTCACATCGAGGAATACGCGCGAACCTATCCCTTCACCTACTCTTCTGAAGAAATGCCGGATCTCCTACGCTCGATCGAGCGCCAGCATCTGGATCCGGCCCGCGCGATCGATACCTGGGCCAGGCGCTTCGTCGGCGCCCCCGACGCGAGCACGCTCGCCATGCTCACCGACATGACGAGCGCGATAAAGCGAGAGTTTACCTACTTGCCGCGCTATCAGAAGGGTACTCAGACGCCGCTCGAAACGCTGGAGCGCAAGACCGGCACTTGCCGTGACTACGCAATGCTGATGATCGAGGCCGTGCGCGCGCTCGGCCTCGCTGCGCGGTTCGTCTCGGGCTACGTCTACAATCCCTCGGGCCGTCGCCGGCGGCTCGGCGGCGGCAACACCCATGCTTGGGTGCGCGTCTACCTACCGGGATCGGGCTGGGTGGAGTTCGACCCGACCAACGCGATCACCGGCACAAGCGGCCTCATCCGCGTCGCGGTCGCGCGCGACATCTATCAGGCTATCCCTGTCTCCGGGACGTGGTCGGGTTTTCCCGGAAGCTACCTCGGCATGGACGTTTCGGTCGATGCCCATGTCGAGATCTCAGAGCCGTCCGGCTCGACCCCGCCAACCCTGTCTTCTGGAGTTTCCTGA
- a CDS encoding transglutaminase family protein, with product MLIRAGYNIRLESDVATPMLAALSIHPSRNKDLRTPHRIVTTPEVPIYDYIDQFGNICSRVTIPSGGLTLACDFTIEDDGQPDPAAPDAIQHAIEDLPDDILVYLLASRYCETDRLAETAWSLFGATQPGWVRVQAIVAFVHDHIEFGYHHARSSRTAWEGYQEQIGVCRDFAHLAITLCRCMNIPARYCTGYLGDIGVPAVDAPMDFSAWFDVYLGGEWYTFDARHNAPRIGRILMARGRDATDAALTTTFGPTSLANFEVHTDEVAGG from the coding sequence ATGCTCATCCGGGCCGGCTACAACATCCGTTTGGAAAGCGACGTGGCGACGCCGATGCTGGCGGCGCTCAGCATTCACCCCTCGCGAAACAAGGATCTGCGCACACCGCATCGGATCGTCACGACGCCGGAGGTGCCGATCTACGACTATATCGACCAGTTCGGGAATATCTGCTCGCGCGTGACGATCCCAAGCGGCGGGCTGACCTTGGCCTGCGATTTCACCATTGAGGACGATGGACAGCCGGATCCTGCCGCACCGGACGCGATCCAGCATGCGATCGAGGATCTGCCCGATGACATCCTCGTCTACTTGCTCGCCAGCCGCTACTGCGAAACCGACCGGCTCGCCGAGACAGCCTGGTCGCTATTCGGTGCCACGCAGCCCGGTTGGGTCCGTGTGCAGGCGATAGTCGCTTTCGTGCATGATCATATCGAGTTCGGCTACCATCACGCGCGGTCGTCGCGCACGGCTTGGGAAGGCTATCAGGAGCAGATCGGCGTCTGCCGCGACTTCGCGCACCTGGCGATTACCCTGTGCCGCTGCATGAATATCCCCGCGCGTTATTGCACCGGCTATCTCGGTGATATCGGCGTACCGGCGGTCGACGCACCAATGGACTTCTCTGCCTGGTTCGATGTCTATTTGGGCGGTGAATGGTACACTTTCGATGCGCGCCATAACGCACCGCGGATCGGTCGCATCCTGATGGCGCGGGGGCGGGATGCGACTGACGCAGCTCTGACCACCACCTTTGGGCCGACAAGTCTTGCCAATTTTGAAGTCCATACAGATGAGGTCGCCGGGGGATAA
- a CDS encoding GNAT family N-acetyltransferase, producing the protein MVSFALLAKPFLITSRTGAALPSGLSSFLRDASYSTRGTGRMLGYLIAYPWTARSAPPLNSLVQALPNDAEVLYLHDLALLREAQGKNLTRIIIDRLADQARRDGWRAIALVAVNDATAFWAKAGFAEADEPAMREKLASYGAGATYMTRTLGA; encoded by the coding sequence ATGGTGTCATTCGCGTTGCTCGCGAAGCCTTTCCTGATCACTTCGAGGACAGGCGCTGCTTTGCCGAGCGGCTTAAGCTCTTTCCTCAGGGATGCTTCGTACTCGACGAGGGGAACCGGCAGGATGCTGGGGTACCTCATTGCCTATCCGTGGACGGCGCGAAGCGCGCCGCCGCTCAATAGCCTGGTCCAAGCCCTCCCGAACGACGCCGAGGTGCTCTATCTGCATGATCTGGCTCTTCTCCGCGAGGCGCAGGGCAAGAACCTCACGCGGATCATCATCGACCGGTTAGCCGATCAGGCACGCCGCGACGGTTGGCGCGCGATCGCGCTTGTCGCAGTCAATGACGCCACCGCCTTCTGGGCCAAAGCGGGATTTGCGGAGGCTGACGAACCTGCAATGAGGGAGAAGCTCGCCAGCTACGGCGCGGGCGCAACATATATGACCCGAACCCTTGGTGCCTGA
- a CDS encoding catalase has translation MAQPTKKTPGSNGGETHQTVDGRASAEMLTTNQGIAVSDNQNSLRSGARGPTLLEDFVLREKIFHFDHERIPERIVHARGSGAHGYFEATADISDLTKAALFRKGERTETFVRFSTVAGGAGSVDTPRDVRGFAVKFYTTEGNWDLVGNNIPVFFIQDAIKFPDLVHAVKMEADRGYPQAGSAHDTFWDWASLMPETTHMLMWAMSDRTLPRSLRTMEGFGIHTFVLVNEAGESHFVKFHWKPKLGLQSTIWDEALKLQAADNDYHRRDLFEAIDSGNFPEWELGIQVFDKAFAEAQPYDVLDPTKLIPEDDVPVRIIGRLVLDRNVDNFFAETEQVAFCPANIVPGIDFSNDPLLQGRLFSYLDTQKSRLGTANFHQIPVNAPRCPFQNFQRDGQMQMMVPKGRGNYEPNSLTDHGEEGGPRETPAKGFATTTEPTGESEEGDKLRVRSETFADHYSQARLFFISQTESEQAHIASSFVFELSKVGLLDQVPGRMVANLRNVDEDLAKRVAEGLGIPLPKKAPAARAPVDMPQSDALSIHKNMHDTLEGRAVGILIADGTDATELDAVVAAVKKAKGKPVIVAPKVGGAKLSDGRVCKADGQLAGSPSQIFDAVALVLSEAGTAALLKEGAAVQFVMDAFGHLKAIGASSAARPLLDKAGVEPDDGVTGLDAKFLKAASRRFYAREPKLRTLA, from the coding sequence CTACGCAGTGGCGCGCGCGGGCCGACGCTGCTTGAGGACTTCGTCCTGCGCGAGAAGATCTTCCACTTCGACCATGAACGGATCCCCGAGCGGATCGTCCATGCCCGCGGTTCGGGCGCGCACGGCTATTTCGAAGCGACTGCCGACATTTCCGATCTCACCAAGGCCGCGCTGTTCCGTAAGGGCGAGCGGACCGAGACCTTCGTTCGCTTCTCCACCGTCGCCGGAGGCGCAGGTTCGGTCGACACACCGCGCGACGTCCGCGGCTTCGCGGTCAAGTTCTACACCACCGAAGGCAATTGGGACCTCGTCGGCAACAACATCCCGGTTTTCTTCATCCAGGACGCGATTAAATTTCCCGACCTGGTCCATGCCGTGAAGATGGAGGCCGACCGCGGCTATCCGCAGGCGGGGAGCGCGCACGATACCTTCTGGGACTGGGCTTCGCTGATGCCGGAGACGACCCACATGTTGATGTGGGCGATGTCCGACCGCACCCTGCCACGTTCGCTGCGCACGATGGAGGGCTTCGGCATCCACACCTTCGTTCTGGTGAATGAGGCGGGCGAAAGTCACTTCGTGAAGTTCCACTGGAAACCCAAGCTCGGCCTGCAGTCGACGATTTGGGACGAAGCTCTCAAGCTCCAGGCCGCCGATAACGACTATCATCGCCGCGACCTGTTCGAGGCGATCGACAGCGGCAATTTCCCCGAGTGGGAGCTCGGCATTCAGGTTTTCGACAAGGCTTTCGCGGAAGCTCAGCCTTATGACGTGCTCGACCCCACCAAGCTGATCCCCGAAGACGACGTGCCAGTCCGCATCATCGGCCGGCTGGTGCTGGACCGCAACGTCGACAACTTCTTCGCCGAAACCGAGCAGGTTGCCTTCTGTCCGGCCAATATCGTGCCGGGCATCGACTTCTCGAACGACCCACTGCTCCAGGGCCGGCTGTTCTCCTATCTCGACACGCAGAAATCGCGCCTGGGCACGGCCAACTTTCACCAGATCCCGGTCAACGCACCGCGCTGCCCCTTCCAGAACTTCCAGCGCGACGGCCAGATGCAAATGATGGTGCCCAAGGGCCGCGGCAACTACGAACCCAACAGCCTCACCGATCACGGCGAGGAAGGCGGGCCGCGCGAGACCCCGGCCAAGGGCTTCGCCACGACGACCGAGCCGACCGGCGAAAGCGAGGAAGGCGACAAGCTGCGCGTGCGCTCAGAGACCTTTGCCGACCATTATAGCCAGGCCAGGCTGTTTTTTATCTCGCAGACGGAAAGCGAGCAGGCGCATATCGCCTCGTCCTTCGTGTTCGAACTGTCGAAGGTCGGCCTGCTCGACCAGGTTCCTGGTCGTATGGTCGCCAATCTGCGCAACGTCGACGAGGACCTGGCCAAGCGCGTCGCCGAAGGGCTGGGCATTCCTTTGCCGAAGAAGGCGCCGGCCGCCCGCGCGCCGGTGGACATGCCGCAATCCGATGCCCTGTCGATCCACAAGAACATGCACGACACGCTCGAAGGCCGCGCGGTCGGCATTCTGATCGCCGACGGAACCGATGCGACGGAGCTCGACGCCGTGGTCGCAGCGGTGAAGAAAGCCAAGGGCAAGCCTGTCATCGTCGCACCCAAGGTGGGCGGCGCGAAGCTGAGCGACGGCAGGGTCTGCAAGGCCGATGGCCAACTTGCGGGATCGCCCAGTCAGATTTTCGATGCAGTCGCACTCGTACTGTCCGAGGCGGGCACCGCCGCCCTGCTCAAGGAGGGCGCCGCGGTCCAGTTCGTCATGGATGCCTTCGGCCACCTCAAGGCCATTGGCGCGAGTTCGGCTGCCAGACCTCTGCTCGACAAGGCGGGCGTGGAGCCGGACGACGGGGTCACGGGCCTCGACGCGAAATTCTTGAAGGCTGCTTCGCGCCGCTTCTACGCCCGCGAGCCAAAGCTTCGAACCCTGGCATGA